From Drosophila yakuba strain Tai18E2 chromosome 2L, Prin_Dyak_Tai18E2_2.1, whole genome shotgun sequence, one genomic window encodes:
- the LOC6528513 gene encoding COP9 signalosome complex subunit 4, translated as MAANYAKTNKGISTGALRNQLMGLINFTGTHKDQADKYRQLLKTVLANTGQELIDGLRLFVEAIVNEHVSLVISRQILNDVGSELSKLPDDLSKQLSHFTLEKVNPRVISFEEQVAGIRFHLANIYERNQQWRDAAVVLVGIPLETGQKQYSVECKLGTYLKIARLYLEDNDSVQAELFINRASLLQAETNSEELQVLYKVCYARVLDYRRKFIEAAQRYNELSYRKIVDQGERMTALKKALICTVLASAGQQRSRMLATLFKDERCQHLPAYGILEKMYLERIIRRSELQEFEALLQDHQKAATPDGSSILDRAVFEHNLLSASKLYNNITFEELGALLDIPAAKAEKIASQMITEGRMNGHIDQISGIVHFENRELLPQWDRQIQSLCYQVNSIIEKISVAEPDWLDNLN; from the exons ATGGCCGCTAACTATGCAAAAACGAACAAGGGCATCTCTACGGGGGCTCTGCGCAACCAGCTGATGGGCCTGATCAACTTCACTGGCACCCACAAAGACCAAGCGGACAAGTATCGCCAGCTGCTGAAGACTGTGCTGGCGAACACCGGCCAAGAGTTGATCGATGGGCTCCGGCTCTTTGTGGAGGCCATTGTGAACGAGCACGTCAGTCTTGTAATTTCGCGGCAGATCCTTAACGATGTGGGCAGCGAGCTGAGCAAGTTACCTGACGACCTGTCCAAGCAGCTCTCTCATTTCACTCTGGAAAAGGTCAATCCGCGCGTCATTTCGTTCGAGGAGCAAGTGGCCGGCATTCGTTTCCACCTGGCCAACATCTATGAGCGAAACCAGCAGTGGCGCGATGCGGCCGTAGTGCTAGTTGGCATTCCTCTAGAGACAGGCCAGAAACAGTACTCTGTGGAGTGCAAGTTGGGCACCTACCTAAAGATCGCTCGACTCTATCTGGAGGACAACGATTCTGTGCAGGCGGAGCTGTTCATCAACCGggcatcgctgctccaggcCGAAACTAATTCCGAGGAGTTGCAG gTACTATACAAAGTCTGTTATGCCAGAGTCTTGGATTATAGGCGCAAGTTCATCGAGGCCGCCCAGCGATATAACGAACTCTCCTACCGCAAGATAGTCGACCAAGGCGAAAGAATGACAGCACTGAAGAAAGCGCTCATCTGTACAGTCCTTGCCTCTGCCGGGCAGCAGCGTTCCCGCATGCTGGCTACTCTTTTTAAGGACGAGCGCTGTCAGCACTTGCCGGCCTACGGAATTTTGGAAAAAATGTACTTGGAGCGCATCATTCGGCGCTCAGAGCTACAGGAGTTCGAGGCACTGCTGCAGGACCACCAAAAGGCTGCCACTCCCGATGGCTCCTCGATCCTGGATCGGGCTGTTTTCGAGCACAATCTGTTGTCGGCAAGTAAGCTGTACAACAACATAACCTTTGAGGAGCTAGGCGCTCTGCTGGATATACCCGCTGCTAAGGCAGAGAAGATTGCCTCCCAGATGATAACTGAAGGTCGCATGAACGGGCACATCGATCAGATCTCGGGTATTGTCCATTTCGAAAACCGAGAACTACTGCCTCAGTGGGATAGACAGATACAGTCGCTATGCTATCAAGTCAATTCCATAATAGAGAAGATAAGTGTCGCCGAGCCCGATTGGCTAGATAACCTGAACTGA